A stretch of the Paucidesulfovibrio longus DSM 6739 genome encodes the following:
- a CDS encoding alpha-hydroxy-acid oxidizing protein, translating into MKEIRKAAKERFQGTCRVCPVCDGRVCAGEVPGMGGLGTGASFKANVEALARCRFNMRLIHGVSEPDTSVQILGEHLDIPVLAAPIGGVSFNMAGAMSEEDYIAAKLQGCRDGGILGCTGDGVPEVIYKSGFAAIRSVGGKGIPFIKPWEDDELFAKMDQIAETGAEIMGMDIDAAGLITLRLMGRPVSPKTPEKLKEIIGRTHLKFILKGVMTPDEARLAVDCGADAIVVSNHGGRVLDHTPGVAEVLPAVSSAVRGQTVVLADGGVRTGGDVLKMLALGADAVLIGRPFSTATVGGGREGVAKYIETLKTQFTQAMVMTGTANAKNVDRSIIFESK; encoded by the coding sequence ATGAAAGAGATCCGCAAAGCCGCCAAGGAACGTTTCCAGGGAACCTGCCGCGTCTGCCCCGTTTGCGATGGGCGCGTCTGCGCGGGCGAGGTTCCGGGCATGGGCGGTCTGGGCACGGGCGCTTCCTTCAAGGCCAACGTCGAGGCCCTTGCGCGCTGCCGCTTCAACATGCGCCTGATCCACGGCGTGAGCGAACCCGACACCTCGGTCCAGATTCTCGGCGAGCACCTGGACATCCCCGTGCTGGCCGCGCCCATCGGCGGCGTCTCCTTCAACATGGCCGGAGCCATGAGCGAAGAGGACTACATCGCCGCGAAGCTCCAGGGCTGCCGCGACGGCGGAATCCTGGGCTGTACGGGCGACGGCGTTCCCGAGGTCATCTACAAGAGCGGCTTCGCAGCCATCCGTTCCGTGGGCGGCAAGGGCATCCCCTTCATCAAGCCTTGGGAAGACGACGAACTCTTCGCCAAAATGGACCAGATCGCCGAAACCGGCGCCGAGATCATGGGCATGGACATCGACGCGGCAGGCCTCATCACGCTGCGGCTCATGGGACGTCCCGTTTCGCCGAAGACTCCTGAAAAGCTCAAGGAAATCATCGGCCGCACCCATCTCAAGTTCATCCTCAAGGGCGTGATGACCCCGGACGAGGCGCGCCTTGCCGTGGATTGCGGCGCGGACGCCATCGTGGTCTCCAATCACGGCGGCCGCGTGCTCGACCACACGCCCGGCGTCGCCGAGGTGCTCCCCGCGGTTTCCAGCGCCGTGCGCGGCCAGACCGTGGTGCTCGCGGACGGCGGCGTCCGCACCGGCGGCGACGTGCTCAAGATGCTCGCCCTGGGCGCGGACGCAGTGCTCATCGGCCGCCCCTTCTCCACTGCCACGGTCGGCGGCGGCCGGGAAGGCGTCGCCAAGTACATCGAGACGCTGAAAACGCAGTTTACGCAGGCCATGGTCATGACCGGCACGGCGAACGCAAAGAATGTGGACCGTTCTATTATTTTCGAAAGCAAGTAA
- a CDS encoding Dabb family protein, whose protein sequence is MIKHIVMWKLKPEALGAEATENAQKMKTMLEALKGKIDVLNYIEVSHDIREAVPECDVVLYSEFDSMEDLATYATHPAHLECVAFIKQIVSERRVLDYSV, encoded by the coding sequence ATGATCAAGCACATCGTGATGTGGAAGCTGAAACCGGAGGCATTGGGAGCCGAGGCGACTGAAAACGCCCAAAAGATGAAGACCATGCTGGAGGCGTTGAAAGGAAAGATCGACGTGCTCAACTACATCGAGGTCAGTCACGACATCAGGGAAGCCGTTCCCGAATGCGACGTCGTGCTCTACTCGGAGTTCGACAGCATGGAAGATCTTGCGACCTATGCGACGCACCCCGCGCATCTGGAATGCGTCGCCTTCATCAAGCAGATCGTCTCCGAGCGCCGGGTACTGGATTACTCGGTCTAA
- a CDS encoding class I adenylate cyclase produces MARQASPRELVDALRDTLYPARPAEDFDYAKNVRELIRARTAFRNIREHEADFAEAAIHLYNLCAAKRGEVALKAALGGLLQLGRPGWLLTRRLLLRQSLPAETCKLVLENLPASCGLGLFQELCRPPVRPEKSLLAWVEPLLEAFCQADIPELLHFLGKVDEANDLVSHPLRQALLAGPLGDWIKGKLATRLSQDLFASLCVCARTLEKPETASELAALMARGKAPVNAHNVRMVSAAAAPGDAKAISALQGIIKSAGGETILACAAGLARLHWGNAGKLAALLQAKYPALAAALPLLAGQFPEPAYRQYLAALHDSERPRVHAVVFRGAARFQPTFAATRLKSAAELDASSKQRLKEMLGAEKKAGLAGLRLKSPPTPRNGPLQPEETKGFFSRLLPDKKTTLADLLEQVRNPRDQALPGSQLRETALTGRTLANLDLSGGHFTSVQFIRSTFSGVDFSGSVLSEADLTGCTFTNCRFRGTHLHKSAMLSCQFNRCDFSGTIFTDCSVEECDIERSFFTACLLSNTRMERARLRGCALGDCQFRDGTTVSVLLEDTPMTGNLWANSKIFGMLWRDCTISYETFFNVRFQSSCMTSSRANHCRVVGCTTGIGSLDLLESDRQEFLAMEMAGKALAGKAASPPAPTPSQAAFLRRCADLWVRHRDVAAREAHMRRNNAQRLQWSEANMQGAQFLTIIPYLLSSQVFERAQNLAGTPNCRIAGYVPSLEALDLAEQHFPGLRSSSPAGEALVIECLATIGSVGSVAQTSASDADFWVCYDGATAAPGAIEGLRNKLDALSLWAEQAFGLEAHFFLMSLENVQNNDFGFSDKESSGTAQALMLKEEFYRTALIVAGRIPGWWLTPPGAEEKSYRAHLRAAVADPLADPGRFMDAGHASRIPPEEFFGAALWQIVKSIDSPFKSVLKLGLLEKYAREGGRGMLLCDQIKRDVTLNTGSPCETDPYAAMSAQVRGHYRDAKDREAVNLLTEALALKADVADMPRLLERPYTKEHQALLSFLFGGDGTSVPDAGRAERTFSRALALGDAVSRFMTTAYKRIRATQKNESGPAVIAPEDLTRLGRRISAIFAQRKHKVRRVPILGIGRGHFTELHFSAEKSPGKPTIWIAQGNAGTRGMTTSRRSDLLTRAADPVWMLAWLVINGLYSPQALVDAERSIAPLSTPDIRNVLDGLNEFMPPAQVFSVNPQEYLRDERITRVYLLPNFLAATEADKLVTLSAVYCTNWGEVFCLAPPSPAAALKLGAAAYLKKVLPQPQPVTPEIKAYYPKRSQCPRLKLA; encoded by the coding sequence ATGGCCAGACAAGCTTCACCACGAGAGCTGGTGGACGCCCTCAGAGATACCCTCTATCCGGCCAGGCCGGCTGAGGATTTCGACTACGCGAAAAACGTCCGCGAGTTGATACGCGCCCGGACCGCGTTCCGAAACATCCGGGAACACGAAGCGGACTTTGCCGAAGCCGCCATTCATCTTTACAATCTCTGCGCGGCCAAGCGCGGCGAAGTGGCTCTCAAGGCCGCTCTGGGCGGACTGCTTCAGCTCGGTCGGCCCGGCTGGCTGCTCACGCGCCGCCTGCTTCTGCGCCAGAGTCTGCCAGCGGAAACCTGCAAGCTGGTCTTGGAAAATCTGCCCGCGAGCTGCGGCCTCGGACTCTTCCAGGAACTCTGCCGTCCCCCCGTCCGACCGGAAAAGAGCCTGCTCGCCTGGGTCGAGCCGCTTCTCGAGGCGTTCTGCCAGGCCGACATCCCCGAACTCCTGCATTTCCTCGGCAAGGTGGACGAGGCCAACGACCTGGTCTCCCACCCCCTGCGCCAGGCGCTTCTGGCAGGTCCGCTGGGCGACTGGATCAAAGGCAAGCTGGCCACCCGGCTCAGCCAGGATCTCTTCGCCTCCCTCTGCGTCTGCGCCCGGACCCTGGAAAAGCCGGAGACCGCCTCGGAACTGGCCGCACTGATGGCGCGCGGCAAGGCTCCGGTCAACGCGCACAACGTCCGCATGGTTTCCGCTGCCGCCGCGCCGGGCGACGCCAAGGCCATTTCCGCGCTTCAGGGGATCATCAAGTCCGCAGGAGGCGAAACCATCCTGGCCTGCGCGGCGGGTTTGGCCCGGCTGCACTGGGGCAATGCGGGAAAGCTCGCGGCCCTGCTGCAAGCCAAGTACCCGGCGCTCGCCGCGGCGCTGCCCCTCCTGGCCGGGCAGTTTCCGGAGCCCGCCTACCGCCAATACCTCGCGGCCCTGCACGATTCCGAACGCCCCCGCGTCCACGCCGTGGTCTTTCGCGGCGCGGCCCGATTTCAACCCACTTTCGCCGCCACCCGCCTCAAGTCCGCAGCGGAACTGGACGCGTCTTCAAAGCAACGCCTCAAGGAGATGCTTGGAGCCGAGAAAAAGGCCGGACTCGCTGGGCTTCGCCTGAAGTCTCCCCCGACCCCGCGCAACGGCCCGCTCCAACCCGAAGAAACCAAGGGCTTTTTCTCCCGCTTGCTGCCGGACAAAAAAACAACCCTGGCCGATCTGCTGGAGCAGGTCCGCAACCCGCGCGACCAGGCCCTGCCCGGATCGCAACTCCGGGAGACGGCCCTCACCGGACGCACGCTCGCCAATCTTGACCTTTCCGGCGGCCACTTCACGAGCGTTCAGTTCATCCGCTCGACTTTTTCCGGCGTGGATTTTTCCGGCTCGGTTCTCAGCGAAGCCGACCTGACCGGCTGCACATTCACGAACTGCCGTTTCCGCGGGACGCACCTGCACAAATCCGCCATGCTGTCCTGTCAGTTCAACCGCTGCGACTTCAGCGGCACCATCTTCACGGATTGCTCGGTGGAGGAGTGCGATATCGAGCGCAGCTTCTTCACGGCCTGCCTGCTCTCCAACACCCGCATGGAGCGCGCCCGGCTGCGCGGCTGCGCCCTCGGCGACTGCCAATTCCGGGACGGCACGACCGTTTCCGTCCTGCTGGAAGACACGCCCATGACCGGGAACCTCTGGGCCAATTCCAAAATTTTCGGGATGCTCTGGCGCGACTGCACGATCTCTTACGAAACCTTTTTCAACGTCCGCTTCCAGTCCTCCTGCATGACCAGCTCGCGCGCGAACCATTGCCGGGTCGTGGGGTGCACCACGGGCATCGGCTCCCTGGACCTGCTCGAATCGGATCGTCAGGAATTCCTGGCCATGGAAATGGCCGGCAAGGCCCTCGCAGGGAAGGCCGCCTCCCCTCCCGCGCCAACACCCTCCCAGGCCGCCTTTCTCCGGCGTTGCGCCGACCTTTGGGTGCGCCATCGCGACGTGGCCGCACGCGAGGCACACATGCGCCGAAACAACGCGCAGCGCCTGCAATGGTCCGAAGCGAACATGCAGGGAGCGCAATTTCTCACCATCATTCCCTATCTGCTTTCGAGCCAGGTTTTCGAACGAGCCCAAAACCTCGCGGGCACGCCTAATTGCCGCATCGCAGGCTATGTGCCCAGCCTAGAAGCCCTGGATCTCGCGGAGCAGCATTTCCCTGGCCTGCGCAGTTCCTCCCCGGCCGGAGAAGCCCTGGTCATCGAATGCCTCGCCACCATCGGCAGCGTGGGCAGCGTGGCGCAGACAAGCGCTTCGGATGCGGACTTCTGGGTCTGCTACGACGGGGCCACGGCCGCCCCCGGAGCCATAGAGGGACTCAGGAATAAGCTCGACGCGCTCTCCCTCTGGGCCGAGCAGGCCTTCGGGCTCGAAGCCCACTTCTTTCTCATGAGCCTGGAAAACGTGCAGAACAACGACTTCGGGTTCAGCGACAAGGAAAGTTCCGGAACGGCGCAGGCCCTGATGCTCAAGGAGGAATTCTACCGTACCGCCCTGATCGTGGCGGGCCGGATTCCCGGCTGGTGGCTCACGCCGCCCGGAGCGGAGGAAAAAAGCTACCGCGCCCACCTGCGCGCCGCCGTGGCCGATCCCCTGGCCGATCCGGGACGCTTCATGGACGCAGGCCACGCCTCGCGCATCCCTCCGGAGGAATTCTTCGGCGCGGCTCTCTGGCAAATCGTCAAGAGCATCGACAGCCCCTTCAAATCCGTGCTCAAGCTCGGACTGCTCGAAAAATACGCCCGCGAAGGGGGGAGGGGGATGCTTCTCTGCGACCAGATCAAGCGCGACGTGACCCTCAACACGGGCTCCCCCTGCGAGACGGACCCCTACGCGGCCATGTCAGCGCAGGTGCGCGGCCACTATCGCGACGCCAAGGACCGCGAGGCCGTGAACCTGCTCACCGAAGCCCTCGCGCTCAAGGCGGATGTGGCGGACATGCCGCGACTGCTGGAAAGACCCTACACGAAGGAACACCAGGCCCTGCTCTCGTTCCTCTTCGGCGGCGACGGCACCTCCGTGCCCGACGCGGGACGCGCGGAACGCACCTTCTCCCGCGCGTTGGCCCTGGGCGACGCGGTGAGCCGCTTCATGACCACCGCCTACAAACGCATCCGCGCAACGCAAAAAAACGAATCCGGCCCCGCGGTCATCGCGCCGGAAGACCTCACGCGGCTCGGACGCCGCATCTCGGCCATCTTCGCCCAGCGCAAGCACAAGGTCCGCCGCGTGCCCATTCTCGGCATCGGCCGCGGCCACTTCACGGAGCTGCATTTCTCTGCGGAAAAATCTCCCGGCAAGCCGACCATATGGATCGCGCAGGGCAACGCGGGCACCAGAGGGATGACCACATCCCGCCGCAGCGATCTCCTGACCAGGGCCGCCGACCCGGTCTGGATGCTCGCCTGGCTCGTCATCAACGGGCTATATTCCCCCCAGGCCCTGGTGGACGCCGAACGCAGCATCGCCCCGCTTTCCACTCCGGACATACGCAACGTGCTCGACGGGCTGAACGAATTCATGCCGCCCGCGCAGGTCTTCAGCGTGAACCCGCAGGAATACCTGCGCGACGAGCGCATCACCCGCGTATATCTGCTGCCCAATTTCCTGGCGGCGACGGAGGCGGACAAGCTCGTCACCCTTTCCGCGGTGTACTGCACCAACTGGGGAGAGGTCTTCTGCCTTGCCCCGCCCTCGCCGGCCGCCGCGCTCAAGCTCGGGGCCGCAGCCTATCTCAAGAAAGTGCTGCCGCAGCCGCAACCCGTCACGCCGGAAATCAAGGCATACTACCCCAAACGCTCCCAATGCCCGCGCCTCAAGCTGGCCTAG
- a CDS encoding DNA polymerase III subunit delta', which produces MSTGAEHHALVRRQERVAGLLRKLALESPSGPPQSLVLEGGSDDERRALALHYAALLNCTDPDHAAKPCLTCPPCRQILEKVFNDLLFIDQTYYEDGKSQLSVSAVRALRPTWGQPPRGNGWRVTVFPNVRDMSADVSNSLLKSLEEPRPGNAFVLLTPQRERLLETLISRSWVLTLAWPDAAPPDPEALEWARAMIDFWRTGRDWYARTMGKPDAALAENILLVLQAALVGALSGKHEIPLARELSPLGPARLRRFDLALDKARTALAARPSPVNPSLVLDWLATRMI; this is translated from the coding sequence ATGAGCACCGGCGCCGAGCACCACGCCCTTGTGCGGCGGCAGGAGCGCGTGGCCGGACTGCTGCGCAAGCTGGCCCTGGAGTCGCCGTCGGGACCGCCCCAAAGCCTCGTGCTGGAGGGCGGTTCCGACGACGAACGCCGGGCTCTGGCCCTGCACTATGCCGCGCTGCTCAACTGCACCGACCCCGACCACGCGGCCAAGCCCTGCCTGACCTGCCCGCCTTGCAGGCAGATTCTGGAAAAGGTCTTCAACGACCTCCTCTTCATCGACCAGACCTATTACGAGGACGGCAAGAGCCAGCTTTCCGTGAGCGCCGTGCGCGCGCTCCGGCCCACCTGGGGCCAGCCGCCGCGCGGCAACGGCTGGCGCGTCACTGTTTTTCCCAACGTGCGCGACATGAGTGCGGACGTCTCCAATTCGCTCCTCAAATCCCTGGAAGAGCCTCGGCCCGGCAACGCCTTCGTGCTGCTCACGCCCCAGCGTGAGCGGCTGCTCGAAACCTTGATCTCGCGCAGCTGGGTCTTGACCCTGGCCTGGCCCGATGCCGCGCCGCCCGATCCGGAAGCCCTGGAGTGGGCCAGGGCCATGATCGACTTCTGGCGCACAGGGCGCGACTGGTACGCCCGGACCATGGGCAAACCCGACGCCGCCCTTGCGGAAAACATTCTCCTCGTGCTTCAGGCCGCTCTTGTGGGCGCGCTCAGCGGCAAGCACGAGATCCCGCTCGCCCGCGAGCTCTCTCCGCTCGGCCCGGCGCGGCTGCGGCGCTTCGACCTCGCGCTGGACAAGGCGCGCACCGCCCTGGCCGCTCGGCCCAGCCCGGTGAATCCTTCCCTCGTGCTCGACTGGCTCGCCACCCGGATGATCTAG
- a CDS encoding adenylosuccinate synthase — protein sequence MANVVVFGSQWGDEGKGKIVDMLAEDAAAIVRFQGGNNAGHTLVVAGEKCILHLIPSGVLHPGKACLIGNGVVLDPEVFLKEIEVLAQKGVETSPARLMVSKKTHIIMPYHRLMDNCRENALDDAGKIGTTGRGIGPCYEDKMHRCGVRAADLADPELLREKIKLALNEKNVLFEHLYGVEPLDPERVFQDVLPLAERMKPYLGDVSGAIQKAEAEGFVLFEGAQGTHLDIDHGTYPFVTSSNTVTGNAASGSGCGPRKLDRIIAIVKAYTTRVGGGPFPTELLDEIGNRLQDKGGEFGATTGRRRRCGWMDMVVLRESARLNTPTELAVTKLDVLSGLKELKICTAYKYRGELMEYPPQEQNGMAHVEPVYESLSGWEEDISGVTAWADLPDAAKAYLERLEELSGVPVGLVSVGPDRVQTFTRG from the coding sequence ATGGCCAACGTCGTAGTGTTCGGCTCCCAGTGGGGAGACGAGGGCAAGGGCAAGATCGTGGACATGCTCGCCGAGGATGCGGCCGCCATCGTCCGTTTTCAGGGCGGCAACAACGCCGGTCACACGCTGGTCGTCGCCGGCGAGAAGTGCATCCTGCATCTCATCCCCTCGGGTGTCCTGCATCCGGGCAAAGCCTGCCTCATCGGCAACGGCGTGGTGCTCGATCCTGAGGTCTTCCTCAAGGAAATCGAGGTGCTGGCTCAGAAGGGCGTGGAGACTTCCCCCGCGCGCCTCATGGTCAGCAAAAAGACCCATATCATAATGCCGTACCATCGGCTCATGGACAATTGCCGCGAAAACGCCCTGGACGACGCCGGAAAGATCGGCACCACCGGACGCGGCATCGGCCCCTGCTACGAGGACAAGATGCATCGTTGCGGAGTTCGTGCCGCAGACCTCGCCGATCCGGAGCTTCTGCGCGAGAAGATCAAGCTGGCCTTGAACGAGAAAAACGTTTTGTTTGAGCATTTATATGGAGTGGAGCCCCTGGACCCCGAGCGGGTCTTCCAGGACGTTCTGCCGCTCGCCGAGCGGATGAAGCCCTATCTTGGGGACGTGTCCGGAGCAATCCAGAAGGCCGAGGCCGAGGGGTTCGTTCTCTTCGAGGGCGCGCAGGGCACCCATTTGGATATTGACCACGGCACCTACCCCTTTGTGACCTCTTCCAATACGGTCACGGGCAATGCCGCCTCGGGTTCCGGTTGCGGACCGAGGAAGCTAGATCGGATCATCGCCATTGTCAAGGCGTACACCACCCGTGTGGGCGGCGGTCCCTTCCCCACCGAACTTCTTGATGAAATCGGCAATCGGCTCCAGGACAAGGGCGGCGAATTCGGAGCCACCACGGGCCGTCGCCGCCGTTGCGGCTGGATGGACATGGTCGTTCTCCGGGAGTCCGCGCGCCTGAACACGCCCACGGAACTCGCCGTGACCAAGCTCGACGTGCTTTCCGGCCTCAAGGAACTCAAGATCTGCACGGCCTACAAGTATCGCGGCGAACTCATGGAGTATCCGCCCCAGGAGCAGAACGGCATGGCCCATGTGGAGCCTGTCTATGAATCCCTGTCCGGCTGGGAAGAAGACATCTCCGGCGTGACCGCCTGGGCCGACCTGCCCGACGCGGCCAAGGCCTATCTCGAGCGCCTCGAAGAGCTTTCCGGCGTGCCCGTGGGACTCGTGTCCGTGGGGCCGGACCGGGTTCAGACCTTTACGCGGGGCTAG
- a CDS encoding MltF family protein codes for MSTETARKYTETREFRPGLSGLAAGFAFVALVAGALWFFFATHPRPVSTLIVAAPDQERIFSTISPYGPGLERELVEDFCRENGYRIKWIRTQTLEEGWRLLAEGKAHVFISTGFKPERIPADLDVAAGPVYETHRPVLLGPSGRPGRRGAEELADRSALSRDIPSLNRELYRAAVRDDATPNTVVEDGAGVNNALNRIDDASGPPSFALVENGSYLPWRPFHHKVRQALALDELVGYRWFWRSDVPKLNERMHAFFREIRDSGHLEDLQERYYGFFPSQGAYGQLWMLRNAVRNKLPLYRKYILDAAQRYNLDPLLLVAVIFQESAFNPDAVSYTGVKGLMQLTQQTASALGATDRTDPAQSIYFGAKYLSQLWQELDHLDLSTWDRWSFALAGYNQGIGHVFDAMFLAKRMGKDPTNWREVKQVLPMLADEQWHSRTIFGYSRGWEGVEYVDRVRFYYYVLKGLSFLPGLQLEQLAPLVPDLDRAGFRPLLTDVRLPAFPG; via the coding sequence ATGTCAACCGAGACTGCACGAAAATACACGGAAACCCGAGAATTCCGACCAGGCCTTTCCGGGCTGGCGGCAGGCTTTGCCTTTGTCGCGCTGGTTGCGGGCGCGCTCTGGTTCTTTTTCGCCACCCATCCGCGTCCCGTTTCCACCCTGATCGTGGCCGCCCCGGACCAGGAAAGAATATTTTCCACCATTTCGCCGTACGGTCCCGGACTGGAACGCGAACTCGTCGAGGATTTTTGCAGGGAAAACGGCTACAGGATCAAATGGATCCGCACCCAGACCCTGGAAGAGGGCTGGCGATTGCTGGCCGAAGGCAAGGCCCACGTCTTCATCAGCACCGGCTTCAAGCCGGAACGGATTCCCGCGGACCTCGACGTCGCCGCAGGCCCCGTGTACGAGACGCATCGCCCGGTCCTTCTCGGCCCATCGGGCCGACCGGGCCGCCGCGGAGCCGAGGAACTGGCTGATCGTTCGGCGCTCAGCCGCGACATTCCCAGCCTGAACCGCGAGCTGTACCGCGCCGCCGTGCGCGACGACGCCACGCCCAACACCGTGGTCGAGGACGGCGCGGGAGTGAACAACGCCCTGAACCGCATCGACGACGCCAGCGGCCCGCCGAGTTTCGCCCTGGTGGAAAACGGCTCCTATCTGCCCTGGCGGCCCTTCCATCACAAGGTGCGCCAAGCCCTGGCCCTGGACGAGCTGGTGGGCTACCGCTGGTTCTGGCGCTCGGACGTGCCCAAGCTCAACGAGCGCATGCACGCTTTTTTCCGTGAAATCCGCGACAGCGGGCATCTGGAAGATCTTCAGGAACGCTACTACGGATTCTTCCCCAGCCAGGGAGCCTACGGCCAGCTCTGGATGCTGCGCAACGCCGTGCGCAACAAGCTCCCCCTCTACCGGAAATACATCCTGGACGCGGCGCAACGCTACAACCTCGATCCGCTCCTGCTCGTTGCCGTGATTTTCCAGGAATCGGCCTTCAACCCGGACGCGGTGAGCTACACCGGAGTCAAGGGACTGATGCAGCTGACCCAGCAGACCGCAAGCGCCCTCGGCGCCACGGACCGCACGGATCCGGCCCAAAGCATCTACTTCGGGGCCAAGTATCTCAGCCAGCTCTGGCAGGAACTGGACCATCTCGACCTCTCCACCTGGGATCGCTGGTCCTTCGCCCTGGCCGGCTACAACCAGGGCATCGGGCACGTCTTCGACGCCATGTTCCTGGCCAAGCGGATGGGCAAAGACCCGACCAACTGGCGCGAGGTCAAGCAGGTGCTGCCCATGCTCGCGGACGAGCAATGGCACAGCCGGACGATTTTCGGATACAGCCGGGGTTGGGAAGGTGTGGAATACGTGGACCGGGTGCGCTTCTACTATTATGTGCTCAAGGGATTGTCATTTCTTCCGGGGCTTCAGCTGGAGCAGCTTGCCCCGCTTGTCCCCGACCTTGACAGGGCCGGATTCCGCCCCCTGCTCACCGATGTCCGCCTTCCGGCCTTTCCCGGCTGA
- a CDS encoding AICARFT/IMPCHase bienzyme formylation region, whose product MSNLKDMYKTLQQDPFPGELAIRLGDKELIFRKRTWEIDGETKGLRYGENPDQPAALYEPVSGGVEAGGVELRGPGKGLVSAITEEHMLQAGKHPGKINLTDVDNGLNILQYLAAKPAAVILKHNNPCGAAWTDKGIAEALRRAFDADRIAAFGGAIVLNRPVDMACAKVINSAYFEVVAAPKFAPDALAELKTKKNLRIIRIPGIETLAELGSEPFLDIKSLVDGGVIVQFSFRNRIRTAADFLPAKAEKDGTELIARAPSKAEADDLLFAWAVEAGVTSNSVLFVKDGATVAIGTGEQDRVGCVQLAVSKAYTKYADLLAFEELGKSLFELKLAAREDPSLADKLADIERRTREAKSGLQGSVAVSDGFFPFRDGVDLCIEQGVRAIAQPGGSIRDHEIIRAVNEASPQVAMVFTGQRSFKH is encoded by the coding sequence ATGAGCAATCTCAAGGACATGTACAAGACCCTCCAGCAAGACCCGTTTCCCGGGGAACTTGCCATCCGCCTCGGCGACAAGGAGCTGATCTTCCGCAAGCGCACCTGGGAGATCGACGGCGAGACAAAGGGACTGCGCTACGGGGAAAACCCGGACCAGCCCGCCGCGCTCTACGAGCCGGTTTCCGGAGGCGTCGAGGCCGGCGGGGTCGAACTGCGCGGACCCGGCAAGGGACTCGTATCGGCCATCACCGAAGAGCACATGCTCCAGGCCGGCAAGCATCCCGGCAAGATCAACCTCACCGACGTGGACAACGGGCTGAACATTCTTCAATACCTCGCGGCCAAGCCCGCCGCCGTCATTCTCAAGCACAACAACCCCTGCGGCGCGGCCTGGACCGACAAAGGCATCGCCGAGGCGCTGCGCCGGGCTTTCGACGCGGACCGCATCGCCGCCTTCGGCGGAGCCATCGTGCTCAACCGCCCCGTGGACATGGCCTGCGCCAAGGTCATCAACTCCGCCTACTTCGAGGTCGTGGCCGCGCCGAAATTCGCGCCGGACGCCCTGGCCGAGCTGAAGACCAAGAAAAATCTCCGTATCATCCGCATCCCCGGCATCGAGACCCTGGCCGAACTCGGCTCCGAGCCTTTCCTGGACATCAAGAGCCTTGTGGACGGCGGCGTGATCGTGCAGTTCTCCTTCCGCAACCGCATCCGCACGGCCGCGGACTTCCTGCCCGCCAAGGCCGAGAAGGACGGCACGGAACTCATCGCCCGCGCCCCCAGCAAGGCCGAGGCCGACGACCTGCTCTTCGCCTGGGCCGTGGAGGCCGGAGTGACCTCCAACTCCGTGCTTTTCGTCAAGGACGGCGCCACCGTGGCCATCGGCACCGGCGAGCAGGACCGCGTGGGCTGCGTGCAGCTCGCCGTGAGCAAGGCATACACCAAGTACGCCGATCTGCTGGCCTTCGAGGAACTGGGCAAAAGCCTCTTCGAGCTCAAGCTCGCGGCCAGGGAAGACCCCTCCCTGGCGGACAAGCTGGCGGACATCGAACGGCGCACGCGGGAAGCCAAAAGCGGACTGCAAGGCTCGGTCGCGGTTTCGGACGGGTTCTTCCCCTTCCGCGACGGCGTGGACCTCTGCATCGAACAGGGCGTCCGGGCCATCGCCCAGCCGGGCGGCTCCATCCGCGACCACGAAATCATCCGCGCCGTGAACGAGGCCTCGCCCCAGGTGGCCATGGTCTTCACGGGCCAGCGTTCCTTCAAGCACTAG